A region of the Streptococcus suis genome:
GAGGATAAGGAGATTATCTGGCTCTACACTTTTTTCACGGATCAAAAGATTGCTCCGATTAGTTATACGCTAGACCAGCTTCGGGAAGATGTTGCTGGGAATATTACTAGAGAAGAACGGGACGGGAAGATTGTGCGTTTCTTCTATGAGGAACAGGACTTATTTCTGACAGCCTATCTGCGTCAGGAAGATCAAGACCTAGTACATCGTGTCGAATACGTTTCTAGAGGAATGCTGATTCGGAAGGACTTTTTCACCTATATGAGAAGTTTCAGTGAGTACTACACTCCCCGTGATAACAGGGCTCATCTCTATCTCCGTCGCTACTTTAATGAAGATGGTTCGGTTGCCTATGAAGAGGTAATTGATGGTGAAAACTCTGTTTACCGCATGCCAGATGCCATCCTTTCTTCCAAGGATGAATGGATTGCCTATTTTATGCAGCAATTGCAGCTGACTGCCAAGGATATTGTCATCTTGGACCGTGCGACAGGTACAGGACAGGCCGTTTTTGCCAATAAAGGACCAGCTAGGCTAGGAGTGGTCATTCACGCAGAACACTATAGCCCAAATAGCTTGACGGACCAAACGATACTTTGGAATAACTTCTATGACTACCAGTTTGTTCATGCAGATAGTGTTGATTTCTTTATCACCTCGACGCAACGGCAGAAGGAAGTTCTAGAAGAACAGTTTGCTCGTTATGTGGGCAAGGTTCCCCGTGTGCTTGATATACCGGTAGGAAGCATTGATACTATACGTCATTCGGAAAAGAGAAAGCCCTACTCCATGATTACAGCTTCACGTTTGGCTACGGAAAAACATGTAGACTGGCTGACCAAGGCTGTGATTGCAGCAAAGAAACACCTGCCAGAATTGACATTTGATATATATGGCAGTGGTGGCGAGCAAGATAAAATCGAAACTATCATTAAGGAGTATGGTGCAGAGGACTATATCCAACTAAAAGGTCATCAGGATTTGACAGAGGTCTATCAGAATTATGAGCTTTATCTTACAGCCTCAAAGAGCGAAGGGTTTGGCTTGACCTTGCTAGAGGCTATTGGTGCTGGTTTGCCGCTTATTGGTTTTGACGCTCCATACGGCAACCAGACCTTTATTCAAGATGGGCTCAATGGCTATCTCTTGCCTTTTCCACAAGTAGAAGATGAGAAGGAAATTGTTGCCCAGTATTGTCAGGCTATTCGCATTTTCTTTAGCCAAGAAAATCGTCAGGCCATGCAGGAAGCCTCCTACCAAGTTGCTTCTAAATTTTTAACCTATGAAATTGAGAAAAAGTGGCTAGACTTAGTAGAGGAGGTTGCACAATGATTCATTTATTTGATAGCTATCATCAAGGAAGTTGGGATTTGCACTATTCCCTGCTATGCTCGGGTTATCATAATCCGACTATTGTCCTTAATGATGACGGTTTTCTACCTCACGATGTGACCTCGCCTTATCGTTTTTTTACCCAGTATGAGCAGATGGAAGGTCATGCCTTGTATTTCAATCAACTACAAACTCCGGCTTTTTGGGAAATTCGAGGTGATAATAGCCAGGCTGCTATTTATAATTTTGCCAATAAACGTGCCCAGATTCATTACGCCCATCCAAGCCATAAGCGTTTGATCAAGGCAGTGGATTGGTATGATGAGGCTGGGCGAATTGTGGTAACAGACCGTTACAATGATAAAGGGGTTCGTTTTGGTCAGACTAGTTATGACAGGCAGGGACAGGCTACTCAGACTAGCTATTATGGTCTCAAGGGGCAAGAAGTCTTGGTTGAAAATCATGAAACGGGCGACCTGATTTTGAATTATCAAAACCGTATCTACTTTTTCAAAACGAAGCATGAATGGATTGCTTTCTATCTCAAGGAGGCAGGTTTTGAGTTAGACCGTATTATTTACAATAGCCTGGGTTTATCCTTCTTGACGACTTTCTATCTCAATGAGGATGGTGAAGACATTCTTTTCTGGCAGGAACCAATTCATGATAGTATTCCAGGTAATATGCTCCTATTGCTCAATCAGCAGAGCAGACGACCAAGCAAGGTAGTGGTACAGGATAAGGCCACTTATGAACGCTTGCTAGAATTAGCCAGTTCGGAACAGAGGGAACAGATTGTTTATTTGGGTTTCCTCTATCCTTTCAAGGAGAAAAAGAAGTTGAAACCAGAAGCCTTAATTTTAACCAATTCTGATCAAATAGAGCAATTGGATAACTTGATTACAGGTTTGCCCAATCTTCATTTTCATATTGGTGCCATTACAGAGATGTCTAGTCATTTGATGGCTGTTGGTAATCATGCCAATGTGACTCTTTATCCAAATATTTCCATGGATATGGTGAGGGACTTGTATCAGAAAACCAGTATCTATCTGGACATCAACCATGGTGGCGAGATTTTATCAGCTGTACGAACTGCCTTTGAACATCGCTTGTTGATTTTTGCTTTTGGTGAAACTGCTCACGCCAAGATCTATGTGGCCAAAGAAAATTGTTTTAGTTCCTTGCAGGTAGAGCTCTTAGTTACTAAAATCCAGAATCTTCTGACTGAGTCAGGAGAAGAAGCAAACCGTCTATTGACTTGTCAGGAAGAAGAGGCTAATTTAGTTGATGTTGCTGCTTATCAGCGTTTGATAGGATAGGAGAAACTATGACCAGAAAACATCCTTTGAGAGAACGAATTGAACAACGCTTGGAAGAAGAGCGGTATGTTCTTCCTAAAAAAAAGAAAAAAAAGAGAGGCTTTGATTTTCATATCATCATTATTCTCTCGGTGCTGATTAGTTTGGGTTTGATTATTTTTAGGATTATTCAATTCTTTTTTGATAAATAGATAAGGCTTGGTTGATCCAGCCTTTTTCTTATTGTCAATTATCAGTTTATCTTTGATTACTTCGACGTGCGAGGAAACGTCGTATCCTTATTTCCAACTGCTAGAGATTTAGCCTTCTGGGTGGGAGTGGGAAGAACTCGACCCTTCATAGAAGAGTTCGTCAACAAGCCTATATTTCTATTTGTTGAGCTGAAACAGTCTATTCCCAGACTGTTAAAGCCAATCAACCTCTGCGCTGAGATGTTGACACTAACTTTGAGAAACGGTGCTGGGCTTGAGCCCAGCCTCTGTAATAATGAGAGTTCTGATAAGAAAGGAAGTAGCAAGATTCGACATGGTTATTCATATTTAGAAGAAATGTTTATGCCGACCTACTTTCACTGTCAAAAAAAAGCCCTAGAGAGCCGATTATAACAAATTCAAAGTCGACGTGGTTCACAAAAAGCAATCATTGTCCCTGTATGTCAAGTATTAAAAGCAACTTTTGCTATTTAAAAAAAACAAACGAAATATCCTGAATTTTTAGTACAGAAAAAGACTACTAGGAAAGATCCTAGTAATCTAATTATAAATTTTTTGGCTTTGATTCTATCATAGGGAGGGAATGTTATATTCCTTTAGTTGTGGTATCAGAAGTCGACAACTAAAAAGAGTTTGAGGTTTCTCAGAGTTCGTCTTCCCAATATCAGTTGTATGGTCTATTTCTAGACTGTTTTTAGTTCCACTCTAAACGCTTAAAATCCTGCAACCAATTGACTGCGAAGTTGTTCGACTAGGGAGAGGGGAAGAGTTGTATAGCGAGCAATCGCATCATTATCTAAACCATCTGCAAGCAAACGCTGGGCAAATTCCAGGCGTTCTTTTTGTTCCGCTTTCCCCCAAGCTTCTTCCCAAGCTTCTTCCCAAGCTTCTTCTCGTGCCTCACGTAGGGATGAGTAGTAGAGTTCTTCTCTGTCAAATTCTTTATCCCACATGTCTTGTTCCTCCTTGGTCCATGTTCTGCCTAACTACCCACCTGTCGCCAATTGACTACGAAGTTGTTCGACTAGGGAGAGGGGAAGAGTTGTACAGCGAGCAATAATATCATTATCCAACCCTTCTGCTAATAAACGCTGGGCAAATTCCAGGCGTTCTTTTTGTTCAGTTTCTTCCCGTGCTTCTTCCCAAGCTTCTTCCCAAGCTTCTTCCCAAGCTTCTTCCCAAGCTTCTTCCCAAGCTTCTTCTCGTGCCTCACGTAGGGATGAGTAGTAGAGTTCTTCTCTGTCAAATTCTTTATCCCACATGTCTTGTTCCTCCTTGGTCCATGTTGTGTAGTCTAGGGCATGTTCTGCCTGTGAAATAATCTTGTCTGGTTGGATAGTGAAGTCTCGGTTTCCAAAAAATTCAAACCATTTTTTCAAGTCGTATTCTGAGATAGTTTCGGGCTGGTATTTGCCCAATTCCAGAAAGGCGAGTTTGACCAGACTGTGCTGTTTGTCACTGTTTTTTGGCTGGATAAACAGTTCTTGATTGGTGTTTTCTTCTCGCAGGGAGAAGATGTGAAAGGGTTGGTCATCGTCAAAGTAATTCTTCTCCACGAGGGCGATTCCATAAACAGGATAGAGCCATTCGTGGGTGGTATGCGTGTCGCCGTGTTCCTGACGGGCATGTTCAAAATTATCATGTACCTGGGTACAGATATAGGTCCACAGGCGGTTGATGAAAAATTTTTGCTTGACAATTTGAATTTCGATAATGACCTGGGTGCCGTCGTCTAGCTTGACCAAAATGTCCGTCACCGTATAGAAACCGCGGGGCGAATGATCATTGGGCAGGCTAATCTGGTGACCGTCCAAGAGTTCAACTTCTGTAACAGCTAGGTTTAAAATGTCTGACACAAAGGCCTTGGTGACTTCCTTGTTTTGAAAAATCTTTTTGGCGACTGTATCCTGTGTTGGTTTTAAGCGACTATGTCTCAATCTACCACATCCTTTTCATTTGATTTCTTAATGGCAGAGTCTGGCAAAACACTTCTCAGAGTTAGTGTCAGCATCTCAGCGCAGTGGTTGATTGGCAGATTTGTTCGTGTATTACACTCCAAATCTGACCTAATCAACTGTGCGGGGGTGGGAAAACGAACTCTTTGTTGACTAGTCGAGTTCTTTCCCACTCCCACTTATTTATTCGAAATCAAATGAAAAAAATTTAAATCTACTGACAGGGGCCAGGTGGGGTAGTGAGCAGTAGTATCCTAATGATATTATAGCAGGCATCCGTCTTTTTTTCAAGAGTGGGAAGAGCAGTTGCTGGCGTGCTTGTTTATTCTTATTCATTTATTCGATTTAATCAATAGAGAAATTAGAAGATGTTTTGTGTTGGAATTTACCATTTTTTGGTG
Encoded here:
- the gtfB gene encoding accessory Sec system glycosylation chaperone GtfB; this encodes MIHLFDSYHQGSWDLHYSLLCSGYHNPTIVLNDDGFLPHDVTSPYRFFTQYEQMEGHALYFNQLQTPAFWEIRGDNSQAAIYNFANKRAQIHYAHPSHKRLIKAVDWYDEAGRIVVTDRYNDKGVRFGQTSYDRQGQATQTSYYGLKGQEVLVENHETGDLILNYQNRIYFFKTKHEWIAFYLKEAGFELDRIIYNSLGLSFLTTFYLNEDGEDILFWQEPIHDSIPGNMLLLLNQQSRRPSKVVVQDKATYERLLELASSEQREQIVYLGFLYPFKEKKKLKPEALILTNSDQIEQLDNLITGLPNLHFHIGAITEMSSHLMAVGNHANVTLYPNISMDMVRDLYQKTSIYLDINHGGEILSAVRTAFEHRLLIFAFGETAHAKIYVAKENCFSSLQVELLVTKIQNLLTESGEEANRLLTCQEEEANLVDVAAYQRLIG
- the gtfA gene encoding accessory Sec system glycosyltransferase GtfA, producing the protein MTVYNINLGIGWASSGVEYAQAYRAQLLRRKGVDAKFIFTDFFGQDTLADLTRNIGFEDKEIIWLYTFFTDQKIAPISYTLDQLREDVAGNITREERDGKIVRFFYEEQDLFLTAYLRQEDQDLVHRVEYVSRGMLIRKDFFTYMRSFSEYYTPRDNRAHLYLRRYFNEDGSVAYEEVIDGENSVYRMPDAILSSKDEWIAYFMQQLQLTAKDIVILDRATGTGQAVFANKGPARLGVVIHAEHYSPNSLTDQTILWNNFYDYQFVHADSVDFFITSTQRQKEVLEEQFARYVGKVPRVLDIPVGSIDTIRHSEKRKPYSMITASRLATEKHVDWLTKAVIAAKKHLPELTFDIYGSGGEQDKIETIIKEYGAEDYIQLKGHQDLTEVYQNYELYLTASKSEGFGLTLLEAIGAGLPLIGFDAPYGNQTFIQDGLNGYLLPFPQVEDEKEIVAQYCQAIRIFFSQENRQAMQEASYQVASKFLTYEIEKKWLDLVEEVAQ